Within Takifugu flavidus isolate HTHZ2018 chromosome 12, ASM371156v2, whole genome shotgun sequence, the genomic segment TCCGCGGCAGTCTCAGGTAATGGGATCTGGAAATCTGATCAGCACATCTGCTTCACGCATCATCGAGGAACCATGagacgtgcgtgtgtgagagggagagcgagTATGTGAGTCCTTCTGGCAGCAACAAATTGGCCAAACACGCGTTAAACAAACTGTCCCCTCCCAGTCAGCGggaggtaaataaataaagccgaTTACATGGCAATAAATAAGGGCTGAAAGTGTCCAAACACACTCAAATGTAGATCACATCATCCAGAACGATCCTGGTCCACCCAACACGCATGGATATACTTCCTTTCAGCGCGTACATGACGTGACCCGATGACGCCTTTGTTGATTTTTGAGAGCGTTGTCATAGGGACTAAAGTAGCGAGATGGGCCTGAGTAACGTTAACGTTAATGTTGGACTAAATGACACAGGTGTGGAAATGTGTTGATAGCATCAAGCTAAATGGTGAACAAGAGTAAAAATGCAAACCTAAGAAATGTATCAATCTACACATTTATGAGTTATGAGAAACTTCTCCATCTGGACAGAACCGAAGTGTCATGACCCAACCTGCCGCTAACCTGTGCAGCCAACATctgagcccccccgcccccgccacGGTGGGACTGCGCGCCACCATATTTTAGGGTCTGTAATGGAGTGCAGAGAAACCAAACAGGATAAACCTCCTTGACCTGggaacacacatttacagcccTGTTTATAAAGCGCCTCTAAAAATATGATCTCTCCTTATTTCCTGTCATTCTgtaaaatgtgggaaaaaatgTGAACGTGTCACCGCATGGAAGcgcccttctctctcctccacactgCGACCTCCAGAGCAACGATTGGGAGCTTGCTCCGCTCCCCCCGACGCCAACTGACACCAATTAAGAGGCCGTGATTGTGACAAGCCATTCTTCCAATTTATGAAAGTGACAAGAAGATAAATTCTCCAGCCgcgtttcttccttttttaccGCAGACGGGAGGCAAAAAGTGCCACGAAGATgacaagaggagaggaagaaatgagGGGGGACTGAAAGAAAGGGAGTGATTTTCACCAGAAAAGTGCGTGAAGGTTTCCTGTTAGCCGACAGAGCGACGGGCAGCTAAATGTGACATGTGAAacctgttttccctcctttttatATGGCGCTCGAAGCGCTTTAACAATCAGCAAGGAGCTTACAAGATGTTCATTGTTTCTGCTAAATCGTTACAGaattttttttacctgtttgaCGACTCCCAGGTTCCCCTGCAGTGGCGgcatgatgtcatcagcaaaGACGCAGAACAGGAGGgcctttattttctgttcacATCtgtaaaggagaagaagaagaagaaaaaaagtcaggCAGTAATGAAACACTTATACAAAAGGGCCCTTGGGTCTGCTCCCGTGTGTTTGGGCTCGCTTACGAAACAACTTTAGATTAGAGAACCTGGACCTGTAGGTGCTGATTCACGCTGATGATGTGATGAAAGAAAATCACTCATAGCTGCTGCGGACAAACGCTGACTTACTCAACTACGTGTTGGAAGTCACAGCAACCCCAACCACAAGCAGTTAACTTGAAATTGGAGGGTTAAAATAAATGCCTGTGACACAGGAAGTGTCCCGCACAGCGTCCGAGGACTTCTGATACGGAGGTATgcaaacattaaacattttaaGATGCTTTTTATATACAGCTTTTTATATGTATTATATCTATTTATAAATGCCGCAACCTAAAAGAGTCATGTCATGTCTACTCTTGAATACTTTTGTACCTGTCTGTCAGTGTATTTGTCGCTAAGGTCCATACGCCTGCCAACATTGAAACACATTCACTTTTCTCCATTTGATGCATTAGCATCCActaatttaagaaaaaaacaaaacacacgcacacatcggGCTTTTTAACACCTCCTGCAATTACCTCCGGATTTTTTACTAGTTTTTTACTAAAATAGAACAGATGTACATTTTGTGCTTGTCTACGGTCCACTTCTGCTTTCTTTTCATGTGCTATTACATCTGTGTGATGGCTACATGCCTGTCCATTTGTGCACCTCGCTGCATGACACTCAATGGGCAGAAATGAATATAATGTTACACTGGCGCTGTCCATCGGGCCCATCGGGACAGACTTGCAGTGGTTAGCAGAGACCCTGCATGGAAGAACTTGTGTTCGGATATTTCTGTTGGCACAGTCTCCCCGTGTCTGTGGGGTTTTCTCAGAGTGACGTCCCCCACCTCTCAATATGTGACCTCATCCCCGGTGACCCCGATCAGAACCAAGTGGTGGTGAATAGAAAATGGATGGACATGATGAAGTGACGTTGTGATACGTGAGGAGGATGGGCAAACTcaaaagaaaaggggaggaaaCGATAGGGGAAGGAGGGGTAGACAAAAATACTTAAAAATGATGGTTTAAAATAATGCTTCCAGGTCACATGATACCACGACCACCAGCCTGCACTCATTTTCATCCAATTAAGCTGCTGTAATACGTGAATGGCGAGAGTAATTCGTAATAAAATGTGGTGAAGTGTGTCACCTTCTAGAAGTGGGACATTGTTAGCCAAGGGCTGAAGAGAAACACCCAGAAACACCTTAAGAAACGTGCTTTTAACCTCATTAAAGAGTGAGTAAAAACAGACCACTTAATGTGTTCAGTTGTGTAAATATTGGATTTTTGTAGTTTCCAAACCTTATGTGGAACAGCAGTTCTCAGAGAGTTCTAGTCTACTTGGTATTTTTAATCATTGTTAAATCGGTCTCCACGGACATCATGCGGGACAGTCCCGGAGCTTTAGGGGAACACCCCCCTCTGCTGGACTCATTATTTATCACATCAAATCTCTGAAGAAAGTCTCCTGCCGGAATATCAGGCTGGAATATTCTAAATGTACTTTGCATATAAGTGACGGGTGGACTTTCCATTAGCTTAAACAAGGTCAGGTTTTTCAATGGAATTAAAGAGCAATTACAATAAAACActtggccaccagggggagctatCATCGCACAAATTTCCATTAATGCAAACTACATTGAAAATATTAAGCAGCTATATTCTCCTACtgatatatttaaaatgatacaAGGATAAAACCTGATTAAATCACCAAGAGGATTATGTCAGACTTGCTGACGGCTCCTAAGAGGAACGCTTCATTACACTGGATCCCAAAAATAACATACTAGAAACACACTTCTCCAGGACATACTGGATCCATTTTATCTTGCTTGTCTACCCAGAGGTATCAAAGAagaatctcctcctcctcctgagttGGTCTCACATGTCTCTCAGCAGCACGTCATGTGCTTTCCAAAGGCCGTCCAACATCGTAGGCTTTGTTTCCAAAATATACAACGGCTTCTCGAACAGAATAGTCGTTATCATGACGATGAGCCCGGCTTACGCAACCCTGAGGAAAAGAATACTAAACACCCGGTGGAATCTTCAACAAAAAGAGTCAATATTGTGGAAGTTCTGGTATGGTTACCACATTTCGCCCGTAGCTTTTGGGCCCGATTTAGATCGCGTTTGGAGTTAACGGATGCTGACCTTCTGGACCGTAAAGGTCAcatggtggtgtgtgtttgctttgctgATGATTTATAGTTTTAATATGGCTCCAAATCATATTGCGGTAATAAACCGGCAGGGCTCATATCAGGATATTTCAGGCCCTATTTTATTTACACCTGGGATGGAAATAAGCGTCCATTTGCAGAATTTGCTCAGCTGCGGTGCAGACCTGAGACCTGAACTGCTCCGTCAGCCTGCCGTGGGTCCAGAAAAAGGCCCCTGGATCAGTTTTCATGCAGCTTTTGAGATTTGTTGTGTTCTCCAGCACCTCAGAGGTCAACACACACTTTATCCCTGCACAAACACCGATTGTACTCACCCCTTGAACGCAGCACGTTGGGCTCCCAAAACGACTGAAGTCATTTTTGCTGTCATTGTCATGTGTCACGGTCAGCGAGAGGCTGCTGTGATTGGATTTTCAAGCCGCGTCGCAGCCCAGACTCCCCCATTACCACAACTGTTTACCCTTTCTACTGTACAAATAGTGGCTGCACCTGCTCACATCTCCCTCCGCTACGGTTGAAGCCATTGGCAGCTCCTACGCAGCACTTACAGCATGGTGAGTCGCAATATTGACGCGCTCGATACTCGTTTATGTCAAATTAGCGAGCCTGAGTTTGATTATGATCAGCTGGTTGTGTGACTGGGACTTCCTCCTGTtccctcccccttcttctctccttttaaGGCATTTAATTGTACAGAAATCGATGATGTTCTGGAGAAGTACTTCCTGCCTCCCTTGTACGGCCTGGAGTTCTGCCTGGGTTTCCCAGGGAACCTGCTGGTTGTGCTTGGTTACATATTCTGCTTGCCGGCGTGGCAGAGCTGCCATATTTACCTCTTCAACCTGGCCGTCTCTGACCTCGTTTTCCTCTGCACCCTGCCGCACCTTTCCTACATCTACGGCCACGACCAGTCCTTAAACAGTCCCTTTTTCTGCATCGTCAACCGCTACATCCTGCACGTCAACCTCTActcctccatcctcttcatGGTTTTGCTGAGCATGGACCGCTTCCTGCTGGTCAGGCACCCAATGCGGAACCACTGGCTGCAGAAGCGGCGGACGGCGCTCGCAGTGACCGCGCTCGGCTGGCTGGTGGTCAACGTCCAAGTGGCGCCCATGATAGTGCtgatggtccaggacctgcagaaGGGCAACTGGAGACAGTGCAAGGACTTCTCCAGCCTGACGGGAGACATCAACAGCTTTGTTTACAGCCTGGGGCTCACCCTGACCGGGTACGTCTTCCCACTCCTGGCGCTGTGCGGTTTCACCTACCAGATAGCGCACCTGCTCCGTCTCCAGGAAAGGGCCCTGCAGGGGCGGGCCGCCTCCTTCAAGCGGCCTGTCAGGGTGGTGGCTTCGGCCGCAGCCATGTTCCTGGTCCTCTACACCCCATACCACGTGATGAGGAACATCAGAATCGCCTCCACGCAGGTTTGGACCGGAGTGGAGCCGTGCACGCTCAGGTACATCAAGGGACTGTACATCCTGACCCGACCTCTGGCCTTTCTGCACAGCGTCATCAACCCCGTCTTCTACTTCCTGATCGGCGACAAGTTGACCGTGCTGATGCGCGTCAAGATGAGGAAGATGGTCCGAAAGGCAGACGCTCAGGGAGAACTAGCCCGACAAAAAGATGTTGTAAAACGAGGCTAAAAGCATTTACGTAATCATTCAGGCGCAGCTGCCTGTAAGGAAACTGTGTATTATGGTCTGTCCTGGTGTGTAACGACTGCTTGTAGCCTGCAGAGCAGTGATGGACGTCATCTTATGGCATCTATTGTACTTCGTTTATACTATTCATTTATTATATATTGTGTTATCTTGAGATTGTATCTGTCAGTATTTTAcattatatacagtataaatgtttcattttacacATTCTAAAGAAGgctttctctttttattcaccTCCTCAAACTATTGTTGGCAAATTGTGATAATAAGCATTCTTTGTGGTGTTTGATGTCATTTTTGTTCTAAAGGTGTCAACAGAGTGTCATTCATGTCTTCAGACATGTTTAGGAGTGATACATGAATTGATACTATTTATAAATGGCACTGTTTATTATAATATTAAAGGTAGCAGCgatttttagaattttttttgcattttatatGTAAATGTTGGTATGAAGGATGAAAATGTGGCTAATTGACATTGTTATGGAGCTTTACCCTCATTTGCTTTGTGTataagtttgtgttttttgctTGTGAAACCTCCTCCAGCTATTTTATCAGCTCATTCTTCTTTCAGTGGACACGCAGAAAGATATTTCATAATAAATGCTTCATACTTGCCTGGCTGTGACCTTTCCTCCCTTAAACAGGCAACAAATCTCTTGAAACACCCTTAAACTCATTTTTATCCAACAGACAGGATCATGGGCTTCATTTCACTCAAGACTAAtaacttgatttatttttactggCACCTTTGCCGGATTAGGCAAGGTAAAGACGTTTggtatgaaaaaaacaaaaagatttgCTCTCATATTAGTTTCATAACTGTGAGCCAGGGGGTGGTATGAAGACTGGGCCGATAAGAAAAGGtagtaaatattaaaacaagtGGGCATCTTTCAGACATTTCAGAGGGCGCTTGGGTTTCAGCGTGGCTGTGAGGTACACTCTGCTGGTGTTCTGGTGTTTGTTCAGCAATAATGTGGCCAGGATATATTGCGCATGGCTACCCACAGTCCACAGCATGAGCTCGTTTTAAGCTTTCTTAGCACATTTTAACCCTTGCGGCACCCTCTATACCGCATGCTAAAGCCACTGCAGCTTAATTTCAAGGAATCTTTTGCAAAA encodes:
- the LOC130535085 gene encoding succinate receptor 1-like isoform X2 encodes the protein MAFNCTEIDDVLEKYFLPPLYGLEFCLGFPGNLLVVLGYIFCLPAWQSCHIYLFNLAVSDLVFLCTLPHLSYIYGHDQSLNSPFFCIVNRYILHVNLYSSILFMVLLSMDRFLLVRHPMRNHWLQKRRTALAVTALGWLVVNVQVAPMIVLMVQDLQKGNWRQCKDFSSLTGDINSFVYSLGLTLTGYVFPLLALCGFTYQIAHLLRLQERALQGRAASFKRPVRVVASAAAMFLVLYTPYHVMRNIRIASTQRHQPRLLLPDRRQVDRADARQDEEDGPKGRRSGRTSPTKRCCKTRLKAFT
- the LOC130535085 gene encoding succinate receptor 1-like isoform X1; protein product: MAFNCTEIDDVLEKYFLPPLYGLEFCLGFPGNLLVVLGYIFCLPAWQSCHIYLFNLAVSDLVFLCTLPHLSYIYGHDQSLNSPFFCIVNRYILHVNLYSSILFMVLLSMDRFLLVRHPMRNHWLQKRRTALAVTALGWLVVNVQVAPMIVLMVQDLQKGNWRQCKDFSSLTGDINSFVYSLGLTLTGYVFPLLALCGFTYQIAHLLRLQERALQGRAASFKRPVRVVASAAAMFLVLYTPYHVMRNIRIASTQVWTGVEPCTLRYIKGLYILTRPLAFLHSVINPVFYFLIGDKLTVLMRVKMRKMVRKADAQGELARQKDVVKRG